The DNA window TTAATAAAAATGCTCAAAATCATCGACGACAAGGAAGCCGTACTCAAACGTCAGTTGGAAGACATCACCATAGTCTTAGAAGATTTGAATACTGCTCGAAAACGATGTGAAGAGGCTTTAGAGCGTTCTAAAGCAAGTTGAACTGTCATCAATAATGGATGTTGTGCTTAACAGAAAATCAGCCAATCGGAGGCGATATGATATCTCAATACACCCCTCTCAATTTCGGACTCGACGAGTCAATCAACATGTTGAGAGAGCACGTCAATGCTTTTGCTCGAGAGCAGATAGCCCCTATTGCGGCTAAAGTGGACGAAGAAAACCAGTTCCCCAACCATCTTTGGGCTGAAATGGGAGCAATGGGATTGCTTGGTGTCACGGTTGATGAAGAGTTTGGTGGTGCTGGCATGGGCTATCTTGCTCATGTGGTGGCGATGGAGGAAATAAGCCGCGCTTCAGCTTCCGTTGCTTTGAGCTATGGTGCACATTCAAACTTATGTGTGAACCAAATATTTCGCAATGGCAACGCTGCCCAACGAGAAAAATATCTACCGAAACTCGTTACTGGTGAGCATATTGGTGCTTTGGCGATGAGTGAGCCTAATGCTGGCTCTGACGTGGTGAGCATGCAACTTAAGGCCGAGCTTAAAGGTGATCACTACGTACTTAATGGCAACAAAATGTGGATCACTAACGGTCCAGATGCTCATGTTCTTGTCGTGTACGCAAAAACCGACCCTTCCGCAGCATCGAAAGGGATCACTGCTTTTATCATAGAAAGTGATTTTGAAGGCTTTAGCCACGCTCAAAAGCTCGACAAACTGGGGATGAGAGGGTCCAATACCTGTGAGCTGGTATTCAACAACTGCAAAGTTCCAGTTGAAAATGTCCTAGGTGAAGTAAATCAAGGCGTAAAAGTTCTTATGAGCGGTTTGGATTATGAACGTGTTGTACTTGCAGCAGGTCCACTTGGCATTATGCAAGCCTGTCTTGATCTCGTGGTTCCTTATGTCCATGACCGCAAGCAATTTGGTCGCTCTATTGGCGAGTTTCAGCTAATCCAAGCCAAGGTTGCAGACATGTACACCCGAGCCAATGCTGCTCGATCTTATGTTTATGCTGTGGCAAGTGCATGTGACAGAGGAGAAACGACCAGAAAAGACGCAGCTGGAGCTATCTTATACAGCGCCGAAATGGCGACTCAAATTGCCCTAGATGCTATCCAGTTACTTGGTGGCAACGGCTATATCAATGAATTTCCTGCCGGACGTTTATTAAGAGACGCAAAACTCTATGAAATTGGTGCAGGAACGTCAGAAATTCGCAGGATGCTTATTGGGCGTGAGCTGTTTGAAGAGTCACGCTAACGAGGATGTTATGGCAGTCATTAAAACTAAAATAAAAACCGATTCCCCATTGTTTGTTAAAAACCAGCAAGCAATGACCGGGCTTGTAGAAAAACTCAGTGCGGATCTAGAGAGCCTAAAGCAAGGTGGAGGCCCGAAAGCTGTCGAAAGACAGCGCAAGAAAGGAAAATTACCTGTTCGCGAACGTATCGATCTTCTGCTTGATCCTGGGTCAGACTTCTTAGAAGTAGGTCAATTTGCGGCATGGGAAGTATACGAAGAGTCCATCCCATGTGCTGGTGTCGTGGCAGGAATTGGCCAAATCAAGGGCGTGCCATGTATGGTTCTGGCAAACGACCCTTCTGTTAAAGGTGGAACTTATTACCCACTCACCGTCAAAAAACACCTTAGGGCGCAGGAAATTGCGGAACGCTGCAACCTACCTTGTGTCTACTTGGTCGACTCTGGCGGTGCTAACCTCCCCCATCAAGCCGAAGTGTTTCCTGATAAAGATCATTTTGGGCGAATATTCTTTAATCAGGCGCGTATGTCAGCCAAAGGCATACCACAAATTGCCGTTGTGTTAGGTCCTTGTACTGCGGGGGGCGCCTATATACCTGCTATGGCAGATGTGTCTGTAATCGTTAAAAAACAAGGCACAATTTTCTTGGCAGGTCCTCCGCTTGTCAAAGCAGCCACTGGTGAGGTTGTGACAGATGAAGAGCTTGGCGGTGCCGATGTTCACTGTAGGAAATCTGGTGTTGCCGATTACTACGCAGAAAATGAGCAACAAGCGATGCACATGGCTCGTGAAGCACTATCAAGCTGTAATCAAGTGGCAAATCAGGCCCCTATCGACAAAGTTCTCCCTCCTAGACTGCCAGTTGAAGAAATATATGGCATCGTCAATTCGGACCTACGCCTGTCTTTCGATGTTCGAGAAGTGATTGCCCGCATCGTCGATGACTCAGACTTTGATGAGTTTAAAGCCTTATTTGGTACAACCCTCGTTTGTGGATTTGCTCGAATTGAAGGTAGACTGATCGGGATCGTCGCCAACAATGGCATTTTGTTTGCTGAATCCGCACAGAAAGGTGCCCACTTTATCGAGCTGTGCGCAAAACGTAAGATTCCTCTGTTGTTTTTGCAAAACATAACTGGTTTCATGGTTGGGAAAAAAGTTGAGGAAGGAGGCATTGCCAAACACGGCGCTAAGCTTGTTATGGCAGTGGCCTGCGCCGATGTACCTAAATTTACCATTATTATCGGCGGCTCATACGGTGCTGGTAATTATGGAATGTGTGGCCGAGCATATGACCCTACTCTAATGTGGATGTGGCCCAATGCCAGAATATCTGTGATGGGCGGCGAGCAAGCAGCTGGAGTTCTAACCCAAGTCAAACGCGAGGTGTTGAAGCGCCAAGGCGAACCATGGTCTGACATTCAAGAAAATCAATTCAAGAAAGGAATTGTCGAATTGTATGAGCAGCAAGGACACCCTTACTACGCTAGTGCAAGACTGTGGGACGATGGAATTATCGACCCAAAACAGACCCGTGATGTATTAGCACAAGCACTCAAAGCGGCGGCTCAAGCGCCTATTCCTGATAGTCAGTTTGGTATCTTCAGAATGTAAGGAAACGGTATGAACAACACCAAGGATAGGACATACCTAGACTGCCATATTGATTCACGTGGCGTTGCAACCTTAACGTTAAATCGCATTGATAAGCACAATGCCTTTAACGCAGAGGTAATCGAAGCATTAATTGAATCCATCGAATCACTGGCTCATGACGAGTCAGTTCGATGCCTAGTGCTGCAAGGAAACGGCAAACATTTTTCTGCCGGTGCTGATTTGGCATGGATGAAGTCTATGGCAAGTAAAACTGAGCAAGAAAACCGACAAGACGCATCTAGGTTAGCGTTTTTGATGCAATGTTTGGACAATTTTCCACATCCAACTCTTGCTCTTGTCCACGGCTGCGCCTTTGGCGGCGCTTTAGGACTAATATGTTGCTGTGATATTGCGTTGGCAGATAACAGCGCACTCTTTTGTCTCAGCGAAGTCAAATTAGGCTTAGTACCTGCAACTATTGGCCCGTACGTGAATCGTAGTATTGGAGCTCGCCAATCAAGGCGCTACATGTTGACGGCCGAACGATTTGATGCAGCGCAAGCTCTAAATATGGGGCTAATTCATGAAGTGGTGTCTTCAGAGCAAATAAGCGAGCGCAGAGAGCATTTGCTTTCTCATCTACTTGTTAACAGCCCTGTTGCAATAACAAAGACTAAGCTCCTTATTCAAGAATGCGAGTCTAAACCATTGGCGCATGAGCTGATTGATTATACTAGTGAGCTTATTGCAAAAGTTAGGGCCTCAGAACAGGGGCAAGAAGGACTGAGCGCATTTTTTGAGAAGCGCTCTGCGAGCTGGGTAAGTGAGGGACAACCATGATCCCAAAAACAGATCTGCCTCAGTCAGTAAAAATTGTTGAAGTTGGACCTCGTGATGGCCTGCAAAATGAGAAAGCAGTATCAACAGAAGCTAAAGTAAAGCTCATTGATCAACTGTCATCATGTGGGCTTAAATTTATTGAAGCAGGTGCATTTGTTTCACCCAAGTGGGTGCCACAGATGGCGGACTCATTAGAGGTGATGCAGCAAATTAAGCGTCAGCCTAATATTCGCTACAGCTCCCTAGCCCCTAATTTAAAGGGATTAGAAACCGCAATAACGGCCAAAGCCGATGAGGTTGCTGTATTTACATCGGCATCTGAAGGGTTTTGCCAGAAAAACATCAATTGCTCCATTGCAGAAAGCTTGGAGAGGTTTAAGCCCGTCATCGCGCAAGCACGTGCTCAAGACATTCCCGTACGGGGGTATTTGTCTTGTATCCTTGATTGTCCTTACGACGGGCCAACCGATCCAAACGAGGTCGCGAAAATTGCTCGCTCCCTGATTGATCTAGGTTGCTATGAGGTATCTCTCGGCGACACCGTAGGCACAGGCACGCCGATGCGAACAGCTAAAGTTATTGATGCTGTAAGTAAGCAAGTTCCACTTGAGCGCATCGCCGTTCACTTTCATGACACCTATGGGCAGGCATTAGCTAATATTTACCAATCCCTGCAAATGGGTGTTAAAGTGATAGACAGCAGTGTTGCTGGACTTGGCGGTTGCCCATATGCTGCTGGGGCTTCCGGTAATGTCGCCACCGAGGATGTCGTTTACCTGTGCCATGGCTTAGGTATAGAGACTGGAATCGATCTACACCTGCTTGCTCAAGCTGGTTGGGAAATCAGTGATACGCTGGGTAGAAAGCCGACATCCAAAGTATCACTCGCTTTGCAGCGCTAGATGAGACTTGCTTTTGGGTTGATATGATTGCAATAGTAAACACATCATAATCAGCCCTATACCTATCAATCCAAGCGCTTCAATACGCTCACCAACTATACTTAACGCAAATACAGTCGCAACAACAGGTTCAAAAAGCGTAAGTAAACTTGCTTGACTTGCTGACACCACTTTTAAGCCATACCCAAAGCAAACATACCCTAAAAACATTGGTACCAATGCCATATATAAAGCAACTGAGGTACTTAATTGTGTGTCAAATAGCCCATCCCCAGTAAAAATAAGTGAGGGGATAAGAAATACAGCACCTAAACCAAAAACACTTCCCATCGCAGATTTTGAATTCGCCCCTTTAGTGATTAGATCTCTCGCCACCCATGCATAAATCGCGTAAGTCAAACCGGCTAACAACCCTAGGCTAATACCAATATGGTGATTTATCTCAGACGACTCCATAGCGACAGAGGAGTCTGAAAAGACCAGTAAACTTATGCCTAATGTGCCGATAAAAAGACTAAAGATCCAAAGTAAATCCACTGTGGTATTTTTGCTAAAAAGACGTTCTATGATGGCAACAAATAATGGCGCACTAGATATAGACACGACCGTACCAATAGCGACTCCAGCCATCTTCATCGAGGTATAAAAAGCAAGAGGATAAACCGCTAAGGCTAAGGCTCCAATACAAACTAGCCACTTGTTTTCATTCAATATCATCCTATCGCTGATGATTGTTTTTCGCGCTAGCAATGCTAATAAGAAACCGCCTAAGCCCATAGAAAATCCACCAATCGCCAAAGGGCTCACATTGGGGATCAATGAAGCAGCCGTTCCTGTTGTTCCCCAAAGCAAAGACGAGAATAAAATCAAACCTATGCCAATTTTTCTCTGTTTTTGATGTACCATGAGTGTCATTACCATTTTCTTTTGTATGTAGTTAATACACAAATGATAATGAAAAAGATTAGATAAACTTTGCAGATAAGACACTAAAGTTGGCTTTAGAGACTCAACAGTTAATCAAACATTCAACCACGCATTGCTTTAGGTGAAAGACCAAAAAACAGAGAAAACCGCCGACTAAATGCCGACAGGTCGGAATATCCAACCGCTTCAGAGATCAATTGAACTGGCATATCAGTGTGAGTTAATAAAGCTTTCGCCTTTTCCATACGCTGCTTGGCAACATATTGCATCACGCTTTGACCTGTAGAAAGCTTAAACAACTTCTTAAATTGTGTTGGACTAAGGCAAGCCTTTGCAGCTAAAGAGTCAATGCTAATTTCATCACTGAGATCCTTGTCTATAGCTTGTATTGCTAGTCGAATTCTACGATCTATCTTCATGTCACAAGATTGTTGAAGCATAAGCTGATTGAACATAGACATCATAGATTCTTCAAGAGTATCTTCGACCCTATGTTGTAGCTGAGACTCGACAAACGATAAGTAGGATAGGAGAGGCGCCGATATGGGAAATACCAAACTTGTCGTATCAAGTAAATTTGATGGTAACTCGTTTAAGTCGGCAACAACAAACCGAGCGGATTCATGGGCGCGAAAGTGGTGACAGATTCCCGAAGGAATGACAACGCACTCGCCAACAGAAACGCTTCCTACGTAACTATCAAGTTCAATATCGATTGCGCCAGCTATCGGCAAAACCAATTGATGGTAGTCATGTGTGTGACCATGCTTCTGACGGGTATACGCTCGTATAGAAAGGCTATTTTTCACGATCGAGTCATATTCCTTGATGCTGAAATATAATAATCAATAAAAATTCAAAAAAGACAAATGCATTATGAATAATACATCTTGCTGAGCATACACATTTATGGATACGAATATTTTAATGATCGTATTTGCGAGATACTAATACAGAGAAGGCCAACACCGCAAGAGTGTTGGCCTAACAGCTTTAATTGGAGTCGCTTAGTACCATTGAAGGTCTGTTTTGAGAGGGATACCCGCTGCGATATTTTCACCACACATTTCGTCGTACGCGCTAAGGTGAACCAGGCAAGCACTATGGTACTGCTGGTCTTTGAAATGCTCCTTCGCTTGACATAAGCTCGAAAATTTAAGTGGGTCATGATTGCCATCGCGCAGTAACATCTTCTCGTCACCATCTACCGAATAAGCTAAATAAATTCCACCTTCCAATGATTCGATTTGCAATTCCATTTTGTTTTCTCCACTGTGAGTCTATGGTTTTGTACGTTGTGGATCAGAAAATTGATTACTTAAACGCGATTTGTCATCATCAGCTTACCTACTAATGATAAATTCAACCCTAGTATTTGCGTTTCGGCCTTCTTGGGTATCACTCGCCTCTACGGGGTAAAGGTTCCCTCGTGCGAGTACTTTTATCCGGCTTTTATCAATGCCTCTACTCTCTAGATATTTTGCGATAGAGTCTGCTCGTTGCTCGGCAAGATCCAGCTCTTCACTCTCTGGTAAACCAGAATCATTGAGTACGATAACCTTAACTTTCGCTTGATCGTTATCAAGAAGTGTAAAAACCACATCGTTAAACTTATGAGTAAACGATGAGTTCAGCGAGTAACCATCGACATCGAAAAGTGCAGTCCCACGTGTTTCATCGACTGTGATCATCTCAGGAATGCTTTTATCCTGTTCTTCACTCGCCTGCGCCCAAATATCACCCAGGCTGGCTTCCGCTTTGAGTTTTTCAATCTGTGCTTTTAGGCGATCGATTTCAATATTGAAAAGGCGATTACAGTTTAAACGTTCACGTTTTCCGCCACCAAAGGGGATCACCACTTGAACATACGCACCAACCTCATCCTTATTTTCGATATTGGCCGAATAGTTTGGAGTGGTAACACGGTTGTAATCACTATCTTCAGTGACACCCATCAAGCCTGCTTGAACATAAGAATTCGTCGGGCAATTGCTGGCGAACCGTTTGCTCAATAACCCGCCTGCCAGCGAATCCAATTCTTGCCCTTGGTTCGGCAATATTAACGTCTCCTAACATAGCTAAACTTGCCGATACCCCACCAAAGGTCTGGTCTGTTAAGACCGATATATAAGGTAGTCTCAAATCAGATAAACGCCCCAAAGCTGAACTGGTTTTTGACATTTGTAGTAGTGACATCAAGGACTCTTGCATCCGTGCCCCGCCACATGCTGAAAAACATACCAGTCCACACTTCTCGGCTATTGCTGTTTCAACAGCAGCAACAAACCGAGCTCCTACCACCGAGCCCATTGATCCCGCCATAAATGAAAATTCAAAAGCACAAGTGACAATAGGTAACCCATACAACTCACCTTTTAATACGGCCAGTGCATCCTTCTCTCCGGTCTGTTTTTGGGCGACTTTTAGACGCTCTTTATATTGTTTAACGTCTTTAAATCCGACGATATCTCTGGGTTGTATATCACCTCCCATTTCCATTAGTTCGCCTTGATCTAAGAAAGATGCCAATCGCTCACGAGCAGGCATTCTCATATGGTATATACACTCCGGGCATACATACAAATTTTGTTCAACAAACGCTTTATATAATGTCTTAGTACAGTTGGGACATTGCATCCATACACCGTCTGGTATCTCAGCCTTGCGTCTTTTAATTATATTATTACTTGGTACTAATTTCTCTAACCAGCTCATTGTTATCTTCGCTCATCTATTTCAGTTTATAACTGCCAGTATCTTATTGGCACGCAGACATGGTAAAAGGATTGTATCGGGCGAATTTAAGTAATAAAGTCGCTATTTTTAAATTTATAATCTCAAAAAATGCGACAGTTGAAGATGATAGATAAGGTTGAGCAGCAATGGTTAAAAAGCTTTCACTGTGTTTATGAGAACAATAGTTTTAAAAAAGCCTCTGAGTTTCTTGGGTTACCGACATCTAATGTTAGCCGTCATATCGGTTTACTTGAAAATACGCTTCACACTCGACTATTTAATAGGACCACTCGTAAAACTTCACCCACTCCAGCGGGAGATCAGTTGTATGAACAAACTCAACCTTTGCTCTTACAGCTTGATAACGCATTAAACCAAGTGACTGAGTACAGCCATGATGCATTTGGTCAACTTAGAGTGCTCATGCCAGATTCTCCTCAATTGGCAGAAGCTGTGGTATCTTTTTGCGTTGAACACCCGTCAATATCATTATGCTGTGACACAAACTTAACCCCCAACCAAGATTTTCTGAACGGGTTTGATGTCTTTCTCAGTTTCCATAGAGGCAACTTACCAGACAGCAGTTGGATAGCACGGGAGATCACTCGCTGGACCAGTACAGTGGTTGCAGCCCCAAAACTACTGCGCACTTACTCAAAACCAAATAAGTTGAGTGACTTGCACCATATCCCATGCATTAGCACGTTTTCTGTGTTAAGTGGGCCCCCCTGGGTCTTTAAACTTCAAAAAGGAGAAACTATTACCCAGAGAATTCACTCTACTTATAGAGTCAACAGTGGTCAGCTTGCCAAACAAGGGGCAATGGCTGGCTTGGGCGCTGCAATATTACCGTTGCCATTTTGCCAAAATGAAATCGATAAAGGGTTACTCACCGAACTTCATCTAGAGTATGAAGCCGAAGATCTCGTGCTGTATGCCTTTTATTCATCCAGAAAACATCTAGCAAAAAAAGTTGGATCATTTATCGAACACCTTCAGAAAAGTGTTCATCGCTAAAGCGCTGTACCAGCCTAGGCTAAGATCTCTAATCAGTGTTCACTAGCACACAAGGCGCTTAGTCTCGATGGCAATAGACTACCCTTTAACCAAATTAAGCACACTGCTCTGGGATCGCGAAGTTGATTCAAGTAACTTCTCGGGCGAGTTCCAAGAATAAATCAGCTCTGGGACTTGGGAACCACAAGGTGTATTCCAAGTTCTTTCCTGTTTAAAGTGCCCCCCCAACCACTCACAAAAAGTAATCGCTCTGCGATTACTTTTTACAACATTCACATAAATACCATTATTAGGGAAGTGCTTCTTAACCCACTGCGCTACATGACTAACTAATTTAACGTCCAACCCTTTTCCTAAGTAATACTCATCGATGTGTAATGCATCAATAATTGTTCCCTTTTCATAGTCATGGTTACCGAATGCACATATAAACCCGCAGAGTAATCCACCTTCTTCAAGCAGTAGAACATGTTGATTATAAGGAGGGTTGATGAGGCGAGTTTGCCAAACAGCTCGGCGATCGGCGAGGATATCAAGATCTAAATATTTCGGTTCCAAAGCATCCTGATAAAACATTTTCCAACTTTGAGCCTGCAGTGAAGCCAAACGTTCATAATCTTCATATGCAGCGACTTTTAATTCCATCTGTAAACCCTGTAAATTTTCCATAATCCATTAAGGCTCATACAGTTAAGTACACCAAATGTACGACCTGCCAAGTTTAGTCGAGATTATAGTGCCTTTCACCAGAACATAGCGAAAAATCAACGTCAATATTTTGATCTATGATTCGAAAGAAGGAAGTCTATCATTGTGTAATGATTAACTATGTTATTTGCAAATCTAACTTAGGCTTGATAACTCATTCTTAGCGATTAAAACCCTATTCTTAATAAAGAAATAAACGTCATTAATTTTATCTATACCTACAATACTATATCTTGCTGCGAATTTTATAATGCTATCATAGTCTTTATCCATTTCTCTTATATTCAACGTTTTTATTCTATTTTTCAAAAACTCACATTCAGATTTGTTATGAATGGTTACATAATTTGAATAAAAATCTCGAGTTGCTTTTCTTCCTAATGTTGTGTTGGCCCCACCATTTAGTCCTCTTAAATAATGACCAAAATTAAGCATAGTACTATTCTTTGTTCCAGGAGAAAATCTAAGACTTTTTAGCATTAATTTAAGTAAATTGACATCCTGTGTCAGTAGATATCCGACTAATAGCTCAAGGTTGAAGTCATTGTTAAAGTGAGACTGATGAGTTTTAAATTTTGAAACAATATAATCATGATCTATTTTTCCAAAAACCGTCTCACCATGATAATTAAATGTACCAACATTTTTTGTATGCAAATCATCCTCAACAAGCAAATATGATAATACAGCAATAGAGAGTAAGCCTAGTTTAGAAGGGTAACCATTTTTTCCTAGCTGCGTCTTTAGTTCACTGAACTGGTTTAGTCCTTTTGAACAAATTCCACAAATCTGATTACTATCATCAAGCATGATAAGTGACTTAGAAGAACGATCACCAATAAATTTTTGCCATATTAGAGAATATAAAATTTCTGATAAAGCATTGATTTTTTCTTCACTGCCGTCAGTTAAAGACTTTCCAAAGTACATGTCGTTTGTACTTTTATGCTGATACATAGTAACTGTATGTGCCGACGAGTTTAAGTCTTTAACCTTGTTTAAATCACTTTTAAATATGCTAAACCCGCTAGCAATCATTCTTTCTGGTGGTACAGAGTTTCCTTCAAGCAACTTATTCTGATACGGTTTAGTATATTGTGCATCTCTAGAAATTATTTTGTTATGTGCAGATTTTACGTATGTTCTTAATGAAGCAGAGTTATTGCTTCCGCCATTGAGGACCTTCGCATGTTTAAAGCAATCTTTTTGACTATTATCTTTTATTATTTTATTAAGTGTTCCTGGTTTTACAGAGGCAGACAAATACTCTGATATCAAACCACCAATATATATAGGCTGGGACTTCTCTACATAGCTCTTCAATATATTCGCTCTAACTTGACCAGCTTTTCCGTGATTTTCAAAATGCAACCAATCACTCATTCGGCTTCTTTCAGCCCCCTTCCCATTTGAATTATTATATTGATCTATAGATTGAAGGATTAAGTCCTTATTATATATCATATTAATTTCCACTACTGAAAAATTTAATTTCAATAAAAAGTTTAGTTGAATAATGGTCAATAAGAAGGATTTATTAACAAAAAACAAAATAAAGAAATCTAAGTAAAAAAAAACGGGAGGTTAACTCCCGCTTGTCTATGAAACTCTTACACTATTTCAAATATTCTTGAATGATTTTATCCACTTCACCGCTCGCTTTCATTTCCGAAAGAATTTTGTGATACTGTGACTTGAAATCATCTTTGAATGGGAATTTATCGCCTTTGGTAGCAAATCCTAGGAAGCCTTGCTCTGAACTGATTGTCGCACCTTCTACAATGCTTGAGCCGTTATACTTGCCTTCCTTCTGGAGCTTTTTGAGCTCCCACTGTATCGACAAGGCGTCGTTCATATAACAGTCCACACGCCCAGCGATAAGCTTGAGTAAGTTCTTAGGCGTTCCTTTCGTCTCACTGAGTTTTATCTTCCCAGCTTTAACAGCAGCTTTGAACTCATCTCCGCCTGCAGAAAATCCTGAGTTGTTACCAATGGTCAATCCCATGTAGTCACCAGGCCAGTTAGGTCTCGGTGAGCTGAGAACAGATTTCTGGCACACTACAACAAGTTTTTCATCCAATATAGACATGTCGTATTCCATATACGGACGCTGCTTTGGACGTTTGTAGGGAGGATACAAGGCAAAATTTTTGCCCCCTTCTATCTCAAGTAGTCCTCGTTTCCACGGAACACCTTTTATGGTTACATTGTAGTCAGGCATTTTCTCGAAAATGCGCTCTAGAATGACCGTATATATACCAGTCATGCGACCGCTATCAATGTAAGAATATGGTGGATAAGAGTCATCCCCAAAAACGGTAACATTGGTTTTTGCAAGGACTGAGGTAGAGGCTAGAACTGTACAAAGTAGAGCTAAGGTTTTTTTCATAGTGACTCCGAACACTGTTCCTTCAGCATTAATAGATACTAACGGTAAGTAATAGTGCATGGTTAGGTTAAGTCAAGACTACAAACTGCACTAAGAGCATACAAAAACCCTCTAAATTTTTGTAACTCTATAATTTTTATATTCTTTATTTATTGTTCACTAAAACACAGCGAAAAAAATTTCCAGAAAAATCCCGATATAGAAATACAAATGTTTAGACTACGAGCAATGATTCAAGCTTGTTTTACTAACTCAAGCATAGCTTAAACTCAATACAGTCAATCGGAACACCATGCAATTCAGCATAGTTTGATACCAATCCCACGGCTTTAAAACCGTTGGTTTTGAGTACTCTTTGCGATGCAATATTTTCTGTTGAGGCATAAGCTAGTAGCTCTTTAATGCCAAACTTTTCTACTATTCGCACCATATTAGTCACCGCATAGTTGGCGATTCCACGATTTGCGAACGCTTGACCGACTCGATAACCAATATGTGCCTGATGTTTATTGCTGTCTATGTTAGATACATTGATCCTTCCAACCAAGTTCCCTTTATCATCAATAATTAACATTGGGATTAAAGT is part of the Vibrio aquimaris genome and encodes:
- a CDS encoding LysR family transcriptional regulator, with the protein product MIDKVEQQWLKSFHCVYENNSFKKASEFLGLPTSNVSRHIGLLENTLHTRLFNRTTRKTSPTPAGDQLYEQTQPLLLQLDNALNQVTEYSHDAFGQLRVLMPDSPQLAEAVVSFCVEHPSISLCCDTNLTPNQDFLNGFDVFLSFHRGNLPDSSWIAREITRWTSTVVAAPKLLRTYSKPNKLSDLHHIPCISTFSVLSGPPWVFKLQKGETITQRIHSTYRVNSGQLAKQGAMAGLGAAILPLPFCQNEIDKGLLTELHLEYEAEDLVLYAFYSSRKHLAKKVGSFIEHLQKSVHR
- a CDS encoding GNAT family N-acetyltransferase, giving the protein MELKVAAYEDYERLASLQAQSWKMFYQDALEPKYLDLDILADRRAVWQTRLINPPYNQHVLLLEEGGLLCGFICAFGNHDYEKGTIIDALHIDEYYLGKGLDVKLVSHVAQWVKKHFPNNGIYVNVVKSNRRAITFCEWLGGHFKQERTWNTPCGSQVPELIYSWNSPEKLLESTSRSQSSVLNLVKG
- a CDS encoding substrate-binding periplasmic protein; protein product: MKKTLALLCTVLASTSVLAKTNVTVFGDDSYPPYSYIDSGRMTGIYTVILERIFEKMPDYNVTIKGVPWKRGLLEIEGGKNFALYPPYKRPKQRPYMEYDMSILDEKLVVVCQKSVLSSPRPNWPGDYMGLTIGNNSGFSAGGDEFKAAVKAGKIKLSETKGTPKNLLKLIAGRVDCYMNDALSIQWELKKLQKEGKYNGSSIVEGATISSEQGFLGFATKGDKFPFKDDFKSQYHKILSEMKASGEVDKIIQEYLK
- a CDS encoding GNAT family N-acetyltransferase produces the protein MRLELLSKKHDKKLLKFELENRDWFESMIPPREPEFYSLLGTTEHIQLFLLEYKARTLIPMLIIDDKGNLVGRINVSNIDSNKHQAHIGYRVGQAFANRGIANYAVTNMVRIVEKFGIKELLAYASTENIASQRVLKTNGFKAVGLVSNYAELHGVPIDCIEFKLCLS